The Solanum pennellii chromosome 11, SPENNV200 genome contains a region encoding:
- the LOC107003844 gene encoding uncharacterized protein LOC107003844, protein MGRIGVLGALVGATHQRHCGALIVNTRYNGVRLVAPNNAPAEEPQYDTRLVTTEEERIQLFVRGLTLELRVLSVHMTSAGKSFSEIVLKIIPCSWKRSRHKKFDDRYLEELRAKIEIGKSQETTLDLNGVLNHKGRIYVPRVDDFIHKLLAESHGSRYFIYPGVTKMYRDLKRVYWLKGLRQNIAESVVKCQNFQQVKYEHKRPTSLIKRMPILEWKWERIAMDFVVGFPNNLRRFDSIWVVVDRLTKSADFDPVRVNY, encoded by the exons ATGGGGAGAATTGGTGTCCTTGGAGCTCTGGTTGGTGCGACGCACCAGCGGCACTGTGGCGCTCTG ATAGTTAATACTAGGTATAACGGCGTTAGGCTCGTAGCTCCCAATAATGCTCCAGCTGAGGAACCCCA ATATGATACTCGGTTGGTCACTACTGAAGAGGAGAGGATCCAACTATTTGTTAGAGGGTTGACTTTAGAGTTGCGTGTACTTTCCGTCCACATGACTTCTGCAGGGAAGAGTTTTAGTGAG ATAGTATTGAAGATAATTCCATGTTCATGGAAGAGATCAAGGCACAAAAAATTTGATGATAGATATTTAGAGGAGCTTAGAGCGAAGATTGAAATTGGTAAGTCCCAAGAGACCACTCTTGATTTGAATGGTGTACTCAACCATAAGGGTAGAATATATGTTCCTAGAGTTGATGACTTCATTCACAAATTATTGGCGGAGTCTCATGGTTCACGGTATTTCATTTATCCGGGTGTGACCAAGATGTATAGGGATCTGAAACGAGTTTATTGGTTGAAGGGCTTGAGGCAAAATATTGCGGAATCAGTGGTGAAGTGCCAGAATTTTCAAcaagtgaagtatgagcataaaAGGCCGACGAGTTTAATTAAAAGAATGCCAATTctagaatggaagtgggaaagaatagccatggattttgtggttggtttCCCCAATAACTTGAGGaggtttgattctatttgggttgtggttgatagattgactaagtcaGCTGACTTTGATCCCGTAAGGGTAAATTACTAA
- the LOC107004344 gene encoding ethylene-responsive transcription factor ERF021-like, producing the protein MSGITSEYRGVRKRKWGKWVSEIREPGKKTRIWLGSFETAQMAAAAYDSAAFHFRGHAAKLNFPQLIEHFPKPASSSPEDIRLAAQQAAITVQNTNSMASSSHGHGAPVTVGLSPTEIQAINDFPMDSPHMWTTHEDINYTYEMSDYQEMDDCLWDYSSTNSF; encoded by the coding sequence ATGAGTGGTATAACATCAGAATATAGAGGTGTTAGAAAGAGGAAATGGGGTAAATGGGTGTCTGAAATCCGTGAGCCAGGGAAAAAAACGAGGATATGGCTAGGGAGTTTTGAGACAGCGCAGATGGCTGCAGCTGCGTATGATTCAGCTGCATTTCACTTCAGGGGACATGCAGCTAAGTTAAATTTCCCACAATTGATTGAACATTTCCCTAAGCCAGCAAGTTCTTCGCCTGAAGATATACGTTTGGCTGCTCAACAGGCTGCAATTACAGTTCAAAACACGAATTCAATGGCCTCTTCTAGTCATGGACATGGAGCACCAGTTACAGTAGGATTATCTCCAACTGAAATTCAAGCTATTAATGACTTCCCTATGGATTCACCACATATGTGGACTACTCATGAAGACATCAACTATacttatgaaatgagtgattACCAAGAAATGGATGATTGTCTTTGGGACTACTCATCAACTAACTCATTCTAG